The proteins below come from a single Pseudarthrobacter sp. SSS035 genomic window:
- a CDS encoding CPBP family intramembrane glutamic endopeptidase translates to MLVPSRRRLRIEVWIVLGLSLGQSAVYSVVQLLDKMTRAPLAEGTSTLNRSQSPREYFDLTYQLLDIIFALVPVLLVIYFLTDQRQSGAGVSPQGGSAFRKLGFNFARPGRDLLQGFGLAALIGIPSLGLYAAGRALGITTAIIPSALDSYWWTVPVLILSALRHAVVEEVIVVGYLVDRLGKFGWSMPLAIFTSSMLRGSYHLYQGFGPFIGNAVMGVVFAWLYTKTKRIMPLVIAHALLDIVAFVGFSLFGRAVGLG, encoded by the coding sequence ATGTTGGTTCCCTCCCGCCGTCGGCTGCGGATTGAAGTCTGGATTGTGCTGGGCCTTTCCCTGGGGCAGTCCGCCGTCTACTCGGTGGTGCAGCTGCTGGACAAGATGACGCGTGCACCGCTGGCCGAAGGCACGTCCACGCTGAACCGGTCACAGAGCCCCCGCGAATACTTCGACCTCACCTACCAGCTGCTGGACATCATTTTCGCCCTCGTGCCCGTGCTGCTGGTCATCTACTTCCTCACGGACCAGCGGCAATCCGGCGCCGGAGTGAGCCCCCAAGGCGGGTCCGCCTTCCGGAAGCTGGGGTTCAACTTCGCCCGGCCGGGCCGTGACCTGCTGCAGGGCTTTGGCCTCGCGGCGCTGATCGGGATCCCGTCGCTGGGCCTCTACGCCGCGGGACGTGCCCTGGGGATCACCACCGCCATCATCCCCAGCGCACTCGACTCGTACTGGTGGACAGTTCCCGTCCTGATCCTGTCCGCCCTGCGGCACGCCGTGGTGGAAGAAGTCATTGTGGTGGGCTACCTCGTGGACCGCTTAGGCAAGTTCGGCTGGAGCATGCCCTTGGCCATCTTCACCAGCTCGATGCTCCGCGGCAGCTACCACCTTTACCAAGGCTTCGGGCCGTTCATCGGCAATGCAGTGATGGGTGTGGTCTTCGCCTGGCTCTACACGAAAACCAAGCGGATTATGCCGCTGGTCATCGCGCATGCGCTGTTGGACATCGTTGCATTCGTTGGCTTCAGCCTCTTTGGCCGGGCTGTGGGCCTGGGGTAA
- a CDS encoding histidine phosphatase family protein → MSAPGKIFMIRHGQSAANVDTSIYNRVPDYRIPLTPLGLAQATAAGERIRRELDGRQVCVYVSPYLRAHQTLKALNLGNLTERVIEEPRLREQDWANFQITGDIEDQKELRNAYGHFFYRFREGESGSDVYDRISSFMETLYRHWSKPDYAPNTLLVTHGLTMRLFCMRWFHWSVEYFESLNNPDNAAVRTLLRTDLGKYELDIPFSQWVDRRVDETVLDAPPVIF, encoded by the coding sequence ATGAGCGCGCCAGGGAAAATCTTCATGATCCGGCACGGCCAGTCCGCGGCCAATGTCGATACGTCCATCTACAACAGGGTCCCGGACTACCGGATTCCGTTGACTCCCCTGGGCCTGGCGCAGGCCACGGCGGCCGGGGAACGGATCCGCCGCGAGCTGGACGGCCGCCAGGTCTGCGTTTATGTGTCGCCGTACCTGCGGGCGCACCAGACCCTGAAGGCACTCAACCTCGGCAATCTCACGGAACGGGTGATCGAAGAGCCGCGCCTCCGCGAGCAGGACTGGGCCAATTTCCAGATCACCGGCGATATCGAGGACCAGAAGGAACTCCGCAACGCCTACGGCCATTTCTTCTACCGGTTCCGGGAGGGCGAATCCGGCTCCGACGTCTACGACCGGATCTCATCCTTTATGGAGACGCTGTACCGGCACTGGTCCAAACCTGACTACGCCCCCAACACCCTGCTGGTGACCCACGGGCTCACCATGCGCCTGTTCTGCATGCGCTGGTTCCACTGGTCGGTGGAGTATTTCGAATCGCTCAACAACCCGGACAATGCCGCGGTGCGGACCCTCCTGCGCACCGACCTGGGCAAGTACGAACTCGATATTCCGTTCAGCCAGTGGGTGGACCGCCGGGTGGACGAGACCGTCCTGGATGCGCCGCCGGTGATCTTCTAG
- a CDS encoding IS110 family transposase, whose translation MTIVAHSRPFVVGVDTHAKNHVYAIITGNTGELTATRDFPTTGAGITRAIAWVARRTGADLATLWVIEGAASYGALLAGSVDAAGYTVAEAARMDARAHHGVGKSDPLDAHRIAAAVLPLDEQQLRQPRLNEGVRAALRILVTARESMTTDRTRGVNALTALLRVNDLGLDARKPLTGTQITEASRWRAREEPLAQSVARAEAVRLAKHITELDADIKTNNDQITGLVEISEAAPLLKETGIGPVTAAICLSVWSHRGRVHSEAAFASLAGASPIHASSGNTVRHRLNRGGDRTLNKALHIIALSRMTFEPATIDYVQKRQAEGRTKKEIRRCLKRYLARRIYRILNAANPDPGHA comes from the coding sequence ATGACTATCGTTGCTCATTCCCGCCCTTTTGTCGTCGGCGTCGATACGCACGCCAAGAACCATGTCTACGCCATCATCACCGGCAACACCGGTGAGCTGACCGCCACCCGGGACTTCCCCACCACCGGGGCCGGCATTACCCGCGCAATCGCCTGGGTCGCGCGCCGCACCGGCGCTGATCTGGCGACCTTGTGGGTGATCGAGGGTGCTGCTTCCTACGGCGCTCTGCTGGCCGGTTCCGTCGACGCCGCCGGCTACACGGTCGCCGAAGCCGCACGCATGGATGCCCGAGCCCATCACGGGGTCGGCAAATCAGATCCGCTCGACGCGCACCGGATCGCCGCAGCCGTCCTGCCCCTGGATGAGCAGCAACTGCGCCAGCCACGGCTGAACGAAGGAGTCCGAGCTGCCCTGCGGATCCTGGTCACCGCACGGGAATCCATGACCACCGACCGTACCCGGGGCGTGAACGCGTTGACCGCCCTGCTCCGGGTCAACGACCTTGGCCTGGATGCGCGCAAACCCTTGACCGGAACCCAGATCACCGAAGCCTCCCGCTGGCGGGCCCGGGAAGAACCGCTGGCTCAGTCCGTTGCCCGCGCCGAAGCAGTCCGGCTGGCCAAACACATCACCGAACTCGACGCGGACATCAAAACCAACAACGACCAAATCACCGGACTGGTCGAAATCAGCGAAGCCGCACCCCTCCTCAAGGAGACCGGGATCGGTCCCGTCACGGCCGCCATCTGCCTGAGCGTCTGGTCCCACCGGGGACGCGTCCATTCCGAGGCCGCCTTCGCGTCCCTGGCCGGAGCCAGCCCTATCCACGCCTCGTCAGGGAACACCGTCCGGCACAGACTCAACCGCGGCGGCGACAGAACCCTGAACAAAGCCCTGCACATCATCGCCCTGAGCCGGATGACCTTCGAGCCCGCCACCATCGACTACGTCCAGAAACGCCAAGCCGAAGGACGAACAAAAAAGGAGATCCGCCGGTGCCTGAAACGCTATCTCGCCCGACGGATCTACCGAATACTCAACGCCGCAAACCCAGACCCCGGCCACGCTTGA
- a CDS encoding VOC family protein, which produces MRMDHVSYACEQDGLVATTERISSALGVEAVKGGVHPRFGTRNMIIPLAGHKYLEVVEVLNHPASDKAPFGQAVRARSEAGGGWMGWCVEVDDLAPFEDRLGRAAVNGNRKFPDGRELVWKQIGILGLIADPQVPYMLKWEGDPALHPSNAYESNVKMSCLTIAGSAERVTEWLGEPVEKPLEDVAVDWVAPHGTPGILSVTFETATGAVTI; this is translated from the coding sequence ATGCGCATGGATCACGTCTCTTACGCCTGTGAACAAGATGGCCTCGTTGCCACCACCGAACGTATTTCGTCCGCCCTCGGCGTTGAAGCCGTGAAGGGTGGCGTACACCCCCGGTTTGGAACCCGGAACATGATTATTCCCCTCGCGGGCCATAAGTACCTGGAAGTCGTGGAGGTCCTGAACCACCCGGCATCGGACAAGGCTCCCTTCGGGCAGGCTGTCCGGGCCCGGTCCGAAGCCGGCGGCGGCTGGATGGGCTGGTGCGTCGAAGTGGACGACCTCGCTCCGTTCGAAGACCGCCTGGGCCGTGCCGCCGTCAACGGCAACCGCAAGTTCCCGGACGGCCGCGAGCTGGTCTGGAAGCAGATCGGCATCCTGGGCCTGATCGCGGACCCCCAGGTCCCGTACATGCTCAAGTGGGAGGGCGACCCCGCCCTGCACCCGTCCAACGCCTATGAGAGCAACGTCAAGATGAGCTGCCTGACCATAGCCGGTTCCGCCGAACGCGTGACGGAATGGCTGGGCGAACCCGTCGAGAAGCCGCTGGAGGATGTGGCCGTTGACTGGGTGGCTCCGCATGGAACCCCGGGCATCCTGTCCGTAACCTTCGAAACCGCTACGGGAGCAGTCACCATCTGA
- a CDS encoding glycine C-acetyltransferase, translating to MYTSIKDQLQAELDDIRTAGLFKTERSINSPQSSHITAGQIGQPGATVLNFCANNYLGLADHPDIIAAAKAAMDSRGFGMASVRFICGTQDLHLELEARVSRFLGTEDTILFSSCFDANGGVFESLFGPEDAIISDALNHASIIDGIRLCKAQRFRYANQDMADLEAKLVEAKDARRKIIVTDGVFSMDGYLAPLEAICDLAEKHDALVMVDDSHAVGFMGATGAGTPEHAGVSQRVDIYTGTFGKALGGASGGYVSGRSEVVAMLRQKARPYLFSNSLAPAIVAATVKALDLVENSGDLRTRLFENARLFRRRMTEEGFELLDGEHAIVPVMFGDAVMAAKVADQMLQHGVFVTAFSFPVVPRGAARIRVQLSASHSADDVEACVRAFVASRAAVAG from the coding sequence ATGTACACCTCCATCAAGGACCAGCTGCAGGCTGAGCTGGACGACATCCGTACCGCCGGGCTCTTCAAAACCGAACGCAGCATCAACTCCCCGCAGTCCAGCCACATCACAGCAGGGCAGATCGGCCAGCCCGGCGCCACCGTCCTGAACTTCTGCGCCAACAACTACCTGGGCCTCGCGGACCACCCGGACATCATCGCCGCGGCCAAAGCGGCCATGGACTCACGGGGCTTCGGCATGGCCAGCGTCCGCTTCATCTGCGGCACCCAGGACCTGCACCTGGAGCTGGAGGCCCGCGTGTCCAGGTTCCTCGGGACCGAGGACACCATCCTGTTCTCCAGCTGCTTTGACGCCAACGGAGGGGTCTTCGAATCCCTCTTCGGGCCGGAGGATGCCATCATCTCCGATGCCCTGAACCACGCCTCCATCATCGACGGAATCCGGCTCTGCAAGGCCCAGCGGTTCCGCTACGCCAACCAGGACATGGCGGACCTCGAGGCAAAGCTCGTCGAAGCGAAGGATGCGCGGCGCAAGATCATCGTCACCGACGGCGTGTTCTCCATGGACGGCTACCTGGCACCGCTGGAGGCCATCTGCGACCTCGCCGAGAAGCACGACGCCCTGGTGATGGTGGACGATTCCCACGCCGTCGGCTTTATGGGTGCCACCGGTGCCGGAACCCCCGAGCACGCAGGCGTGTCCCAGCGCGTGGACATCTACACCGGAACGTTCGGCAAGGCCCTGGGCGGCGCGTCCGGCGGTTACGTGTCCGGCCGCAGTGAAGTGGTGGCCATGCTCCGCCAGAAAGCGCGCCCGTACCTGTTTTCCAATTCCCTGGCCCCCGCGATCGTCGCCGCCACCGTCAAGGCCCTTGACCTGGTGGAGAATTCCGGTGACCTGCGGACCCGTCTCTTCGAGAACGCCCGGCTGTTCCGCCGCCGGATGACCGAAGAAGGTTTTGAACTCCTCGACGGCGAACATGCGATTGTCCCCGTGATGTTCGGGGACGCCGTAATGGCCGCCAAGGTGGCGGACCAGATGCTCCAGCACGGCGTCTTTGTCACCGCCTTCAGCTTCCCGGTGGTCCCGCGCGGCGCCGCCCGGATCCGCGTGCAGCTTTCAGCATCGCACTCAGCGGACGACGTCGAAGCGTGCGTGCGTGCGTTCGTCGCCAGCCGTGCCGCGGTAGCAGGTTAA
- a CDS encoding DeoR/GlpR family DNA-binding transcription regulator, which translates to MTRTDRLTAILDILAKTGQVEVEEIVSQLAVSPATARRDLDSLAKRRLLTRTRGGATTGALAYDLPGRYNRDDHAEAKEQIAQAASALIFPGAVIGLCGGTTSTALAQILATREDLNAPGHQSTLTVVTNAINIAAQLAVRPNIKVMVTGGILNPRSYELVGPYTDIIMQKVVMDIAFIGVNGIDPEVGPTNTGEGEASVNALLASRARISYVLADSSKVAVRAFATMDGYAFTRLITDSGISAEDKAAFEANGTEVIVAPH; encoded by the coding sequence ATGACCCGCACTGACCGCCTGACGGCCATCCTGGACATTCTCGCCAAGACCGGCCAAGTGGAGGTGGAGGAGATTGTCTCCCAGCTTGCGGTTTCGCCGGCCACGGCGCGGCGGGACCTGGACAGCCTGGCCAAGCGGCGGCTGCTGACCCGCACCCGGGGCGGGGCCACCACCGGCGCCCTGGCCTACGACCTCCCCGGGCGGTACAACCGTGACGACCACGCCGAAGCCAAGGAGCAGATCGCCCAGGCCGCCTCGGCTCTGATTTTTCCCGGCGCTGTGATCGGTCTCTGCGGCGGCACCACCAGCACGGCCCTGGCTCAGATCCTGGCCACGCGCGAGGACCTCAACGCTCCCGGCCACCAGTCCACCCTGACTGTGGTCACCAACGCCATCAACATCGCTGCGCAGTTGGCTGTCCGCCCCAACATCAAAGTCATGGTGACCGGCGGCATCCTGAACCCCCGCTCGTACGAACTCGTGGGACCGTACACCGACATCATCATGCAGAAGGTGGTCATGGACATCGCCTTTATCGGCGTGAACGGCATTGACCCCGAGGTCGGTCCCACCAACACTGGGGAGGGCGAAGCCTCCGTGAATGCCCTGCTGGCCAGCCGGGCCCGGATCTCGTACGTGCTGGCCGACTCCTCCAAAGTGGCCGTCAGAGCCTTCGCCACCATGGACGGCTACGCGTTCACCCGCCTGATCACTGACTCCGGAATCTCCGCCGAGGACAAGGCAGCATTCGAAGCCAATGGCACTGAAGTGATCGTGGCCCCGCACTAG
- the hutI gene encoding imidazolonepropionase encodes MSTLITNIAELMTQDLEHRVLKNAAVVVEGERIAWLGSAADAPAADDAVDAGGRAVLPGWVDSHTHLVFAGDRTAEFEARMAGESYSAGGIAVTMDATRRASDFDLTRLAMARVSEAVSQGTTYLETKTGYGLDIEHEARSARIASTVVDEVTYLGAHLVPAGTDAEAYTDLVCGPMLDAVRPYVRWADVFCEEGAFTAEQSRRVLEACRAAGLGIRVHGNQLGEGPGVQLAVELGAASVDHVNYLSSRDVAVLAESWSGWNPESGTGDRGTVATCLPACDLSTRQMLAPGRELLDAGVQVALASNCNPGTSYTSSMAFNVATAVLQMRLSVHEAVRAATYGGALALHREAGHDADGERAVGSLAVGHRADLHMLNAPSATHLAYRPGMPLTYAVWRAGVRAR; translated from the coding sequence ATGAGCACCCTGATCACCAACATCGCCGAGCTGATGACCCAGGACCTGGAACACCGCGTCCTTAAGAATGCCGCCGTGGTGGTCGAGGGCGAACGGATCGCCTGGCTCGGTTCCGCCGCGGACGCGCCGGCGGCCGATGACGCCGTGGACGCCGGCGGCCGGGCCGTATTGCCGGGCTGGGTGGATTCGCACACACACCTGGTCTTCGCCGGCGACCGCACGGCGGAGTTCGAGGCGCGGATGGCAGGGGAGTCGTATTCGGCCGGGGGCATCGCCGTCACCATGGACGCCACTCGGCGCGCGTCCGATTTCGACCTCACCCGGCTGGCGATGGCGCGTGTGTCCGAGGCTGTATCGCAGGGCACCACCTACCTCGAAACCAAGACGGGCTACGGGCTGGATATTGAGCACGAGGCCCGGAGTGCCCGGATCGCCTCCACTGTCGTAGACGAGGTCACCTACCTGGGTGCCCACCTTGTCCCCGCGGGCACCGATGCGGAGGCCTACACCGATCTCGTCTGCGGGCCCATGCTTGACGCCGTCCGGCCGTACGTCCGGTGGGCGGACGTGTTCTGCGAGGAAGGCGCCTTCACGGCGGAGCAGTCCCGCCGTGTGCTGGAGGCGTGCCGGGCCGCCGGACTGGGGATCCGCGTCCACGGCAACCAGCTCGGCGAGGGTCCCGGCGTGCAGCTGGCGGTGGAACTAGGGGCAGCCAGCGTGGACCACGTGAACTACCTGTCGTCCCGTGATGTGGCGGTGCTGGCGGAAAGCTGGTCCGGCTGGAATCCGGAGAGCGGCACGGGGGACCGCGGAACCGTGGCAACCTGCCTCCCCGCGTGCGATCTCTCCACCCGGCAGATGCTGGCCCCGGGGCGTGAACTGCTGGACGCCGGCGTGCAGGTGGCGCTGGCCTCCAATTGCAATCCGGGTACCTCGTACACCAGTTCCATGGCGTTCAACGTGGCGACGGCCGTGCTGCAGATGCGCCTGAGCGTCCATGAAGCGGTGCGCGCCGCAACGTATGGGGGTGCGCTGGCGCTGCACCGGGAGGCAGGGCACGACGCCGACGGCGAACGGGCGGTGGGTTCGCTCGCCGTCGGGCATCGTGCGGACCTGCACATGCTGAACGCCCCCTCAGCAACGCATCTCGCTTACCGCCCGGGCATGCCGCTCACGTACGCCGTGTGGCGGGCCGGTGTACGGGCACGCTAA
- a CDS encoding FAD-binding oxidoreductase: MAAHYDVLIVGGGIAGLSLASALAGSCSVALVEAEQELAYHTSSRSARQLIPSYGPDVVRELTVRTLELIGARDAQLPEPVLTPRSFMLIGTEESVRAESSGHMNAITHERALELCPALVPGSFSAAGLDTGSFGCNAPLLLADHRLRAEAAGADIITGARVHSAQRLGSGWEVGAGQEAFEAGVLVNAAGAWADEIAVISGVEKLGLQPYRRIAAIVDVEHPLPGHSPMVAAADHTFYFRREGTEVLISPSETVPSGPEDARPRPGDVERLIVKLNELTTLGIRGVRSAWTGLRTEAADGVPVAGFDAEAPGFYWLAGQGGYGFQTSSAMAELAAAQILAGQGTGRRAAALAHDPASRTAEALAATRWSVRR, from the coding sequence ATGGCAGCACACTACGACGTCCTGATTGTGGGTGGCGGCATCGCCGGCCTGTCCCTGGCGTCCGCGCTCGCGGGCAGCTGCAGCGTGGCGCTGGTGGAGGCGGAGCAGGAGCTGGCGTACCACACGTCCTCCCGCTCCGCCCGCCAGCTCATTCCCAGTTACGGCCCGGACGTGGTGCGGGAGCTCACGGTCCGGACCCTGGAACTGATCGGGGCCCGGGACGCCCAGCTGCCTGAACCTGTCCTGACGCCGCGAAGTTTTATGCTGATCGGCACGGAGGAATCCGTCCGCGCCGAGAGCAGCGGCCACATGAATGCCATCACGCATGAACGGGCACTGGAGCTGTGCCCTGCGCTGGTGCCCGGGTCTTTCTCCGCCGCAGGCCTGGACACCGGATCCTTCGGCTGCAACGCGCCCCTTTTGCTGGCAGACCACCGCCTGCGGGCTGAGGCCGCCGGCGCCGACATCATCACCGGCGCACGCGTACATTCCGCCCAGCGGCTGGGCTCGGGCTGGGAGGTCGGCGCCGGGCAGGAAGCCTTCGAAGCCGGTGTGCTGGTCAATGCGGCCGGCGCCTGGGCCGATGAAATCGCCGTGATCAGCGGCGTGGAGAAGCTCGGGCTGCAGCCGTACCGGCGCATTGCGGCGATTGTCGACGTCGAACATCCACTGCCAGGGCACAGCCCCATGGTGGCGGCAGCCGACCACACGTTCTATTTCCGCCGGGAGGGCACCGAGGTGCTGATCTCGCCGTCGGAAACGGTGCCCAGCGGACCCGAGGACGCCAGGCCGAGGCCCGGCGATGTCGAGCGGCTGATCGTGAAGCTGAACGAGCTGACCACGTTGGGAATCCGCGGGGTTCGGAGCGCGTGGACGGGGCTCCGGACCGAGGCAGCCGACGGCGTCCCGGTTGCCGGTTTCGACGCCGAGGCCCCCGGGTTTTACTGGCTGGCCGGTCAGGGCGGTTACGGTTTCCAGACGTCATCGGCCATGGCGGAGCTCGCCGCCGCGCAGATCCTGGCCGGACAGGGCACCGGGCGCCGGGCGGCCGCTTTGGCCCACGATCCGGCATCCCGGACAGCGGAGGCGCTGGCCGCCACGCGCTGGTCCGTCCGGCGCTGA
- a CDS encoding homoserine O-acetyltransferase translates to MTITISRTAAPGNGVVRYASIGGLELEAGGYLPEVTLGYETWGTLNADGSNAVLIEHALTGSTHVTRGDSDEPGWWEQLAGPGAPVDTDRFFVVSINIVGGCYGSTGPSSDAPDGKPWGSRFPLVTLRDTTAAEARLADQLGIPSWYAVLGGSMGGARALEWAVTYPERVQRCAVISIGAASTAEQIAFAQAQTLAIRQDSNFNDGDYYGGPLPEDGLALARRIAHITYRSAEEFHGRFGRSAQHPESPFQAAALGERGRYQVESYLDHQGKKLVRRFDANSYIAITDALMSHDVCRGRGSLNEALGRATARFFVAAVDSDRLYFPSQSRELADALPGDVDVHVIEAPIGHDGFLTEIGQLGVQLRKTFLV, encoded by the coding sequence ATGACGATTACGATTTCCCGTACTGCAGCACCCGGAAACGGGGTGGTCCGGTACGCCAGCATCGGCGGACTCGAGCTCGAAGCCGGCGGTTACCTCCCGGAAGTCACCCTCGGCTATGAAACGTGGGGAACCCTCAACGCGGACGGCTCCAACGCCGTCCTGATTGAGCACGCCCTGACCGGAAGCACGCACGTGACCCGCGGCGACAGTGACGAGCCCGGCTGGTGGGAACAGCTGGCCGGACCCGGTGCGCCGGTGGACACGGACCGGTTCTTTGTGGTCTCCATCAACATTGTGGGTGGCTGCTACGGTTCCACCGGGCCGTCCTCGGATGCCCCGGATGGCAAGCCGTGGGGGTCCCGATTCCCTTTGGTAACGCTGCGGGACACCACGGCGGCCGAGGCCAGGCTGGCTGACCAGTTGGGCATCCCGAGCTGGTACGCCGTGCTGGGCGGCTCCATGGGCGGCGCGCGGGCCCTGGAATGGGCGGTCACCTACCCGGAACGGGTTCAGCGGTGCGCCGTTATCTCCATCGGTGCCGCCAGCACCGCCGAACAGATCGCGTTCGCCCAGGCGCAGACGCTCGCCATCCGACAGGACAGCAATTTCAACGACGGCGACTACTACGGCGGTCCGCTGCCGGAGGACGGCCTGGCCCTGGCACGGCGCATCGCCCACATCACCTACCGCTCCGCCGAGGAGTTCCATGGCCGCTTCGGACGTTCGGCCCAGCACCCGGAATCGCCGTTCCAGGCGGCAGCGCTGGGGGAGCGGGGCCGCTACCAGGTGGAAAGCTACCTGGACCACCAGGGCAAAAAGCTGGTGCGGCGCTTTGATGCCAACAGCTACATCGCCATCACCGACGCCCTGATGAGCCACGACGTCTGCCGCGGGCGGGGCTCGCTGAATGAGGCCTTGGGCCGGGCCACCGCCAGGTTCTTCGTGGCTGCGGTGGACAGCGACCGGCTGTACTTCCCGTCCCAGTCCCGTGAACTGGCTGACGCGCTCCCGGGCGACGTGGACGTGCACGTTATTGAGGCCCCGATCGGCCACGACGGCTTCCTGACCGAGATCGGCCAGCTCGGCGTCCAACTCCGAAAGACCTTCCTCGTCTAA